The Oryzias latipes chromosome 16, ASM223467v1 genome includes a region encoding these proteins:
- the LOC101168689 gene encoding tropomyosin alpha-3 chain isoform X2: protein MSGGMNSIEAVKKKIKVLQDQAEEADERAEKLQREVEKEKRSREEAEAEVSSLGRRLQLSEENLDRVHERLGAALLKLDEVEKVADESERGMKVIENRALKDEEKMELLEVQLREAKQIAEEADRKYEEVARKLVIVEGELERAEDRAEQADSKVRRLEEQLRSYDQSLKSLQASEDKYSLKEDRYEEEIKNLSNKLKEAEARAELSERTVTKLEKTIDGLEDALTAARNANMELQATLKQTMDELGSC, encoded by the exons ATGAGTGGAGGAATGAACAGCATTGAGGCGGTGAAAAAGAAGATCAAAGTTCTGCAGGACCAGGCAGAAGAGGCTGATGAGAGAGCCGAAAAGCTGCAAAGGGAGGTGGAGAAGgagaagaggagcagagaggag GCTGAAGCGGAGGTGTCCTCCCTGGGTCGGCGTCTACAGCTGAGCGAGGAGAATCTGGACAGAGTCCACGAGCGTCTTGGTGCTGCTCTGCTCAAACTGGATGAGGTGGAGAAGGTCGCCGATGAAAGCGAGAG AGGCATGAAGGTGATCGAGAACAGAGCTCTGAAAGACGAGGAGAAGATGGAGCTGCTGGAAGTCCAGCTGAGGGAGGCCAAGCAGATCGCCGAGGAGGCCGACCGCAAATACGAGGAG GTGGCCCGGAAACTGGTGATAGTGGAAGGAGAACTGGAACGGGCTGAGGACCGGGCCGAGCAGGCCGACAG TAAAGTTCGGAGgttggaggagcagctgaggaGTTACGACCAATCGCTGAAGAGCCTGCAAGCATCTGAGGACAAG TACTCCCTGAAGGAGGACCGCTATGAGGAGGAGATCAAGAACCTGAGCAACAAACTAAAGGAG GCCGAGGCTCGAGCCGAGCTCTCTGAGCGGACGGTGACCAAACTGGAGAAAACCATCGACGGGCTGGAAG ATGCTCTGACCGCAGCCAGGAACGCCAACATGGAGCTGCAGGCCACGCTGAAGCAGACCATGGACGAGCTGGGCTCCTGCTGA
- the pmvk gene encoding phosphomevalonate kinase isoform X1: MEVRGPGPKLVLVFSGKRKSGKDYITDLILDRLGPAVCTVLRLSGPLKQQYAQEHGLDLDQLLGPGPYKERYRADMIHWGEARRCQDPGFFCRLATAGAQQPVWVVSDARRLSDLQWFQSEFPHKTVSVRVQCSDETRQKRGWSFTTGVDDAESECGLDEGVHFDWLITNEPTAPPLDEQLQPILKLAGKAAASAIQ; this comes from the exons ATGGAGGTCCGAGGTCCTGGCCCCAAGTTGGTCCTTGTTTTTAGCGGGAAGCGGAAGTCCGGAAAGGATTATATCACGGACCTGATCTTAGATCG TCTGGGTCCAGCGGTCTGCACCGTGCTGCGCTTGTCCGGACCCCTTAAGCAGCAGTATGCTCAG GAACACGGCTTGGACCTGGACCAGCTGCTGGGTCCCGGGCCGTACAAAGAGCGGTACCGGGCTGACATGATCCACTGGGGAGAGGCTCGCCGCTGCCAGGACCCAGGCTTCTTTTGTCGCCTAGCAACCGCAGGGGCACAGCAGCCTGTGTGG GTGGTCAGTGATGCGAGGCGGCTGTCGGACCTGCAGTGGTTCCAGTCCGAGTTCCCGCACAAGACCGTCAGCGTGAGGGTTCAGTGCTCAGATGAAACGCGGCAGAAAAGGGGGTGGAGCTTCACCACAG GAGTGGACGACGCTGAGTCTGAATGCGGGCTGGATGAAGGCGTGCACTTCGATTGGCTGATAACCAACGAGCCCACGGCCCCCCCCCTGGATGAGCAGCTGCAGCCAATCCTGAAGCTGGCGGGAAAGGCTGCCGCTTCCGCCATTCAGTGA
- the LOC101168689 gene encoding tropomyosin alpha-4 chain isoform X1 has product MSGGMNSIEAVKKKIKVLQDQAEEADERAEKLQREVEKEKRSREEAEAEVSSLGRRLQLSEENLDRVHERLGAALLKLDEVEKVADESERGMKVIENRALKDEEKMELLEVQLREAKQIAEEADRKYEEVARKLVIVEGELERAEDRAEQADSKGRALEEELKTVFASAKSLEAQSEKYSLKEDRYEEEIKNLSNKLKEAEARAELSERTVTKLEKTIDGLEDALTAARNANMELQATLKQTMDELGSC; this is encoded by the exons ATGAGTGGAGGAATGAACAGCATTGAGGCGGTGAAAAAGAAGATCAAAGTTCTGCAGGACCAGGCAGAAGAGGCTGATGAGAGAGCCGAAAAGCTGCAAAGGGAGGTGGAGAAGgagaagaggagcagagaggag GCTGAAGCGGAGGTGTCCTCCCTGGGTCGGCGTCTACAGCTGAGCGAGGAGAATCTGGACAGAGTCCACGAGCGTCTTGGTGCTGCTCTGCTCAAACTGGATGAGGTGGAGAAGGTCGCCGATGAAAGCGAGAG AGGCATGAAGGTGATCGAGAACAGAGCTCTGAAAGACGAGGAGAAGATGGAGCTGCTGGAAGTCCAGCTGAGGGAGGCCAAGCAGATCGCCGAGGAGGCCGACCGCAAATACGAGGAG GTGGCCCGGAAACTGGTGATAGTGGAAGGAGAACTGGAACGGGCTGAGGACCGGGCCGAGCAGGCCGACAG TAAGGGTCGTGCTTTGGAGGAGGAGCTGAAAACGGTCTTCGCCAGTGCAAAGTCTCTGGAGGCGCAGTCTGAGAag TACTCCCTGAAGGAGGACCGCTATGAGGAGGAGATCAAGAACCTGAGCAACAAACTAAAGGAG GCCGAGGCTCGAGCCGAGCTCTCTGAGCGGACGGTGACCAAACTGGAGAAAACCATCGACGGGCTGGAAG ATGCTCTGACCGCAGCCAGGAACGCCAACATGGAGCTGCAGGCCACGCTGAAGCAGACCATGGACGAGCTGGGCTCCTGCTGA
- the pmvk gene encoding phosphomevalonate kinase isoform X3, with translation MRSLGPAVCTVLRLSGPLKQQYAQEHGLDLDQLLGPGPYKERYRADMIHWGEARRCQDPGFFCRLATAGAQQPVWVVSDARRLSDLQWFQSEFPHKTVSVRVQCSDETRQKRGWSFTTGVDDAESECGLDEGVHFDWLITNEPTAPPLDEQLQPILKLAGKAAASAIQ, from the exons ATGCGCAG TCTGGGTCCAGCGGTCTGCACCGTGCTGCGCTTGTCCGGACCCCTTAAGCAGCAGTATGCTCAG GAACACGGCTTGGACCTGGACCAGCTGCTGGGTCCCGGGCCGTACAAAGAGCGGTACCGGGCTGACATGATCCACTGGGGAGAGGCTCGCCGCTGCCAGGACCCAGGCTTCTTTTGTCGCCTAGCAACCGCAGGGGCACAGCAGCCTGTGTGG GTGGTCAGTGATGCGAGGCGGCTGTCGGACCTGCAGTGGTTCCAGTCCGAGTTCCCGCACAAGACCGTCAGCGTGAGGGTTCAGTGCTCAGATGAAACGCGGCAGAAAAGGGGGTGGAGCTTCACCACAG GAGTGGACGACGCTGAGTCTGAATGCGGGCTGGATGAAGGCGTGCACTTCGATTGGCTGATAACCAACGAGCCCACGGCCCCCCCCCTGGATGAGCAGCTGCAGCCAATCCTGAAGCTGGCGGGAAAGGCTGCCGCTTCCGCCATTCAGTGA
- the pmvk gene encoding phosphomevalonate kinase isoform X2 yields MISISQARANSNPQKNETIAHAQVTLSLGPAVCTVLRLSGPLKQQYAQEHGLDLDQLLGPGPYKERYRADMIHWGEARRCQDPGFFCRLATAGAQQPVWVVSDARRLSDLQWFQSEFPHKTVSVRVQCSDETRQKRGWSFTTGVDDAESECGLDEGVHFDWLITNEPTAPPLDEQLQPILKLAGKAAASAIQ; encoded by the exons ATGATCTCGATCTCACAAGCACGCGCGAACTCTAACCCTCAGAAAAACGAAACGATCGCGCATGCGCAGGTGACGTTAAG TCTGGGTCCAGCGGTCTGCACCGTGCTGCGCTTGTCCGGACCCCTTAAGCAGCAGTATGCTCAG GAACACGGCTTGGACCTGGACCAGCTGCTGGGTCCCGGGCCGTACAAAGAGCGGTACCGGGCTGACATGATCCACTGGGGAGAGGCTCGCCGCTGCCAGGACCCAGGCTTCTTTTGTCGCCTAGCAACCGCAGGGGCACAGCAGCCTGTGTGG GTGGTCAGTGATGCGAGGCGGCTGTCGGACCTGCAGTGGTTCCAGTCCGAGTTCCCGCACAAGACCGTCAGCGTGAGGGTTCAGTGCTCAGATGAAACGCGGCAGAAAAGGGGGTGGAGCTTCACCACAG GAGTGGACGACGCTGAGTCTGAATGCGGGCTGGATGAAGGCGTGCACTTCGATTGGCTGATAACCAACGAGCCCACGGCCCCCCCCCTGGATGAGCAGCTGCAGCCAATCCTGAAGCTGGCGGGAAAGGCTGCCGCTTCCGCCATTCAGTGA